From the bacterium genome, the window GCCGCTCAGTTCGGGTCTGGAGTTCCAGCGCTGACGCATGTCGACGTAGCCGGTGAAAACGTTCTCGAACAAGATGACTTCGCCAATGCGGCCCTGCTCCAGAAATTCCCGGGCGGATACAATGTCTTCGACGAAGCGAAACTTCGAAGCCATGGTGAACAGTACGGACTTTCGCCGCGCGAGGTCGATCATTTCGCGCGCCTGATCGACACAGGGGGCAAGTGGTTTTTCGCACAGAACCGAGATTCCGCTTTCCAGCAAGTCGGTCGCGATCTCCTGGTGCGAACTCGGAGGCGTGCAGACGATGGCCGCCTCGCACTCGCCGGCGTCGATCAAGGCTCGATGAGTTGCATAGGATGGACACGCATCGCGAGAGAGCTTCTGCGCTGCTTCCAGGTCTGTGTCTGCGATGCCCACGCAATCGACCCGTTCGCTACTGCCGATCGCGTCCATATGCGTATTGGCGATCGCACCCGCACCGATGATGCCCAGGCGCAATGGAGATGTCATCAGGAACCTCCCCTGCGCAAGCGCTTCGTCGCACCCTTGACCTTTTCTGCTAAGAAATCGACGTGGCAGTCCAGGTAGCGTTCGTTCCAGGGCAGCACGAGTACGCGTCGGAGCGCTTCATAGGTTCCCGGATAGAGTTCTGGTGAGTAGTCGAGTGCCTCGGGACGGGCCAGCGAGAACGGGAAACCGCTGGACCCGAAGGTGCGTTGCTCGCGGAAGACCTCGCACTCGAAGGCCGGTTTTTGGATATAGCGCGGTGCCGAGGCGATGCCGTACTCCTTTAGCGCCTGAGCCATTCCGCCGGGGCCAGCATCGATCGTATCGGGGGCCACGCTCAGCGTGTACTTCCAATAGCTATGCGCATCGCCGTCCGCAATGCGTGGCGTCTCGAGACCGGCGCATCCGTCGAGGGACTTGCGCAGTCGTTCCGCTCGCTCCATGCGTGTGGACACGACGTCCTTCAGTTTGCCCATCTGTTGCAGGGCAACTGCTCCGGTCAACTCGTTCATCCGGTAGTTCAATGCAGCGAAGTAGTGGTCGGGCTTCTCGTCCCCGTAGCCCCAGGCCTTGTTGATGAACAGGAAGATGCGGCGCGCGAACGCTGCGTCCCGGGTCACGAGGAGACCCCCTTCTCCAGTCGTCACATGCTTGCCCTGCTGCAGACTGAAACAGCCGATCGAACCCAGAGTGCCCACGGGATGACCTTGTGAGAGTGCGCCGTAGGCTTGCGCACAGTCCTCGATCACGGGAATCCCGCGCGAGTCGGCGAGTTCCATGATCGCCGACATCTCGCGAGGATTACCAAAAAGGTGGGTCACGATGATCGCCCGTGTGCGCGGACTCAACACGCGTTCGATACTCTCGGCGGTCACGTTGAAGCTGGCCGGGTCGACGTCTGCGAAGACGGGCACGGCCCCCTGGAACAGGATCGGCGTGAGCGCTCCCATATCGGTGATGGAAGTCGTGACGATCTCTTCGCCGGGTTCCGGGTCGATCGCCGCGACGGCGCAGTGGATCGCGGCTGTGCCGGAGTTACACGCGTAGGCGTGCTCGACGCCTAGCGAACTCGCGAACCGCTCCTCGAGGCGCTTGACGAAACTCCCTTCGTCGAAGTCAGAACACCGGAACGGAGGGCTTCTGGGACCGCCGCAATCTCTTCTTCCCCGAGGGTCCGGCCACTGGAATCCTGATCCGATGGCAATTCGAGCAGTTCTGGATCAGTC encodes:
- a CDS encoding Gfo/Idh/MocA family oxidoreductase, producing MTSPLRLGIIGAGAIANTHMDAIGSSERVDCVGIADTDLEAAQKLSRDACPSYATHRALIDAGECEAAIVCTPPSSHQEIATDLLESGISVLCEKPLAPCVDQAREMIDLARRKSVLFTMASKFRFVEDIVSAREFLEQGRIGEVILFENVFTGYVDMRQRWNSRPELSGGGVLIDNGTHSVDIMRYFLGPIAEVHALEGKRAQGLDVEDTVRLFVRSVDGVVGNIDLSWSLSKSTPYFIEIYGSKGSIHIGWQGSILRTADDGEALEFGSGYRKVDAFRAQLENLADAHQGESELRIGPEDALASVFVVEAAYRSMREDHWVSVRQMS